The Vibrio coralliilyticus genome segment AACGACACCAGATAAAGCATCAATGTATGAACTTGGCGTCGCGTTTATGGACAAACATCATATGCGTCAGCTAAGTGTTAATCACTGGGCAAGAGACAATCGAGAGCGCAGCCAGTACAACAGCCTAGCAAAAACATACGCTGAAGTATTACCTATCGGTTGTGGCGCTGGTGGCAACATCGGTGGTTATGGAATGATGAACCACCGCACATTAGACACTTACATGAACGCGATGAAGTCTGGTGGTTCAGTCGTCGCGATGATGACCAAGCAACATGCGCTGGAGCCTTTGTTTGCTGCGATTAAGTCTGGTTTCGACAAAGGTGTCGTTAGCCGTCGTCAACTACCTTTATTAGCAGGTGAAGATACGTTTGAGTTCTTTATGCCGCTGTTTGAAGTATGGCAGAACAAAGGCTTAGCCCGTATTGAAGGGGATTATCTAGTGCTGACTTTAGCTGGCAGCTTCTGGGCAGTCAGTCTGGCACAAGCCTGCATTCAAGTATTGCAAAAAACACATTGTGAAGTAACCGCGTCACACAAAGTGGCACTCTAAGTGGAATTATTATGGAAGCACTAAAACAACAAGTCGCTCAACTGATAGAGCAAGAACCGACACTTCTACCTGCTGCAATTGCAGAGCGTTTAGAGGTGTCTGAATTCGAAGCAGTAGCGGCTCTACCAGAAGAGATGATTGCTTTGGCTCCGGGAGAGCAGGCTCAGTCTGTCTTGGAAAACTTGGTCGGTTTTGGCCCAGTGACAACCATTGTTCATTCGTTCGGTTCAATCTTTGAAGTGAAGGCTCCATTTCCGAAAGGCAAAGTTGCTAGAGGCTACTACAACCTGATGGGTAAAGAAGGCGAGCTTCATGGTCACCTTAAGTTAGACAACGTGAAAAATATCGCGTTAGTTAGCAAACCGTTCATGGGACGTGAGAGTCACTACTTTGGCTTCTTCTGTGAACAAGGGAATAACATTTTTAAAATCTATCTAGGACGCAACGAAAAGCGTGAGCTGATCGCTGAACAGGTAGAAACATTCAAGCAGTGGCAGCAAGAGCTACGTAAATAAATAGGAGCTCCGGCATGACAGGTTATGCCGGAAGCCAGGATTATTAGAAATAAAAAGTATTGAAAAGTCAGGAGTTCAAAATGGATCCACAAGTAAAACAAGAGCGTCTTCAAGGTCGTCTTGGTCCGGAAATCAAAGAGTTTCGCCAAGAGCGTCGCACGCTTCAACTAGCCACCGTTGATGCTGATGGTCAACCGAATGTGAGCTATGCGCCATTTGTTCAAAACCAGGAAGGTTATTTCATCCTGATCTCGGAAATTGCGCGTCACGCTCGTAACCTTCAGGTTAACCCAAATGTTTCCATCATGATGATCGAAGACGAAGATACGTCAAAGCAGCTGTTTGCGCGTAAGCGTCTGACATTTGATGCGGTAGCAAGTGTCGTTGATCGTGAGTCTGAACAATGGCAACAAATTGTGGGTCAGATGAAAGAACGCTTCGGTGAAATCATTGATGGCCTGAGCCAACTGCAAGACTTTGTTCTATTCAACCTGAAAGCTGAGAAAGGTCTGTTTGTAAAAGGCTTTGGTCAGGCTTATCAGGTATCGGGTGATGATCTGGTTGATTTTGTCCACCTTGAAGAAGGGCATAAGCAGGTAGAAAGCGCTTAAGTTGCTCAATTAAGGTCGAAAACTGTCTGATAAGGGAGCTATACTGGCTCCCTTTGTTGTATCTGAAAGGGAAAAGCGTGAAACCTGTAAGCAAGGATCATGGGGAAATTTGTTATCCCTTTATTTATGAAGATAGTCCTGTGTGTGACTTTGAGATAGCAGCGGATGAGTTATGCACACGGATCGGTCTTGTTCTGACGATGGCTCTGGATGATTATAGTCGGGATGTTCTGCAACGAATCCAGCCTTATGTTTATCATTTGAATGGTTCGGTACGAGGGAAACTGGCAATCTTTGAGGAAAACCTGCAAGAACTCTATAGCGATTATAATACGCTGCGTGAAAAGCTAGACGGAGGTTTTAAAGGCTTTGTACTGCCCGGAGGGCATCCTATTTCGGCTGAATTGCATCTGTGCCGCACGCAAGCAAAGAAAGTTGTACGTGCACTCGTGGCTGTTGAACATGCAGGTAAAAAATCACCGGATCCAATTTTGTTTCGATATGCTAATTTGTTAGCGAACGTCATGTATACACTGGCTTCTTATACTAACCAGATTCACCAGGTCGTTGAAACTGAGTTTGTCAGTAAAAGCTATCCAATGCCAAAATAGTATCAGTTAACGGCAATGAAAACGCCCGGCATTGAGCCGGGCGCTGTTTTAATCGATTGTCGATTACTCTTCGAAATCGACGCCTGCTTCTTTGTATAGGCGGCGACAAGCTTTACCGTCACTGTGGAATAAGTGACAGCGGTGCGCTGGAATACCTACCATCAGTTTGTCGCCGGCTTCGACCGCTAGCGTGTCTGGCTGGCGGTAGATCATATCCGCGTCAGCCGCGTCAATGTGCATGTATACCTGCGTTTCGTTACCCAACTTCTCTACGATGTTGATTTCACCTTCAATAGCAGCGTCACCTTGATCGGCAGGAAGCAAGTGCTCTGGGCGCACACCCAGCGACATACGCTCGCCACGGGTTACAGTACGGCCATCAACCGGAATCCAGAAAGTTGTGCCATTTGCTAGCTGTACCATGACACGGTCGTCTTCTACAGCTTCAATGAAGACACTCATAAAGTTCATCTTAGGTGAGCCGATGAAACCAGCCACAAAGCGGTTTTGAGGGTAATGGTATAGCTCAAGTGGTTTACCTACCTGAGCAACATAGCCTGCGTCCAATACCACGATCTTATCTGCCATGGTCATGGCTTCTACCTGATCGTGAGTCACGTAAATCATGGTACAACCTAGTTTACGCTGAAGCTTAGTGATCTCAGAACGCATCTGAACACGTAACGCTGCGTCTAGGTTTGATAGAGGTTCATCAAGAAGGAAAACATTAGGTTGAGAAACCAGAGTACGACCAATCGCCACACGCTGACGTTGACCACCAGATAGGGCTTTAGGTTGGCGATCCAGCAAGTGACTAAGTTGGAGAATATCAGCTGCGTGTTCAACGCGCTTATCGATTTCACCTTTATCGGCTTTTGCTAACTTGAGACCAAATGACATGTTGTCATAGAGATTTAAGTGTGGGTATAGCGCGTAAGATTGGAAGACCATACCTACACCGCGCTGAGAAGGTTCCACTTCGTTCATGCGTTCTTCACCAATGTAAAGATCACCAGAAGTAATGTCTTCTAAACCAGCAATACAACGTAGCAGAGTTGATTTACCACAGCCTGACGGACCAACGAAGACGACAAACTCGCCTTCTTGAATGTCCAGATCAACGTTCTTTGAAATTAAAACGTCGCCATAAGCTTTACATACATTTTTTAACGTGACACTCGCCATCTAGCTCGTCCTCGATCAATATTTTTGTTTTACTGCCCATCATTATATGAATTATCGCGCGAGCAGTAAGTGTAGGAATTCGGTAAGGTGAATCGAAGTGTAAGAAAATAAGGGTGATGGATTCAATCGCATCACCCGTCAAAGCCAAATGAAAGTTCGCTTCCCCCGTATGAAAGTAACTGTCTCCCCCGTTGAATCCAAACTGGTAATGACACCAGAATTACTACGAACATTTACTTCATTACAGCGAACCTTGCGGCATTGCAAACCAGCTTTTCGTTCGATTGCCAAGCAATTCAAAACGTACTGGAAAGGGTTCTTACCATCCACTCTCGGATGACTGTAGTTTGGCTTTATTGCACTGTTGCTACATCCTCCCGATGAACTTTTTTAAAGGGGTAGTAGGCAGGGAGTAGGGAGAGTAGGGCTGATTGCACGGAGTTAGATCGAGTTCAAAGAAATATGGGGTTTGATGGTGAACTTGGTCACGTTAAGGGTCAATTTTGTGATTCTGGTCGCCTAGCCGACGGATGATGATCACGAAAATAGTCCATAATACCGAGGGCGTAGGGAGTAGGAGGATGAGCTAATTGACAGTTTAGCTAAAAATGTATGTCGAAATACGGTGAAACCTCTGAACGGTGGAGCCCTACAACACAAATATAAAAAGGATATGAACATGAAAAACGCCCTAAGCACAGTGGCACTAGGTACTCTAGTTGCTCTTGGCTCATTTGGTGCAAATGCTGCTATCGAAGAAGGTCAATTAACTATCTGGATCAACGGCGATAAAGGTTACAACGGACTTGCTGAAGTAGGTAAACAGTTTGAAGAAGATACGGGTATCAAAGTCACCGTTGCTCACCCTGATGCACTTCAAGATAAGTTCCCTCAAACTGCAGCGACCGGTGATGGTCCTGATATTGTGTTCTGGGCTCACGACCGTTTTGGTGGTTACGCTGAAGCAGGTCTTCTAAGTGAAATCAAACCGTCTAAAGAAATCAAAGAAGGTATCGTAGACTTTGCATGGGATGCGGTTAAATACAATGGCAAAATCATCGGTTACCCAGTCGCGGTTGAATCTCTGTCTCTTATCTACAACAAAGACCTAGTGCCAAACCCACCTAAGAGCTGGGAAGAAGTTGAAGCACTCGACACCAAGCTGAAGAAAGAAGGCAAGTCTGCCATCATGTGGAACCTGAAAGAACCGTACTTCACATGGCCACTAATGGCGGCTGACGGTGGTTACGCGTTCAAATACGGTGCTGAAGGTTACGACATCAAAGATGCGGGTATCGCGAACGATGGCGTAAAAGACGCAATGAGTTTCGTAAAAGGTCTGGTAGACAAGGGTGTGATCTCTTCTGATATGGATTACTCTGTTTCTGAATCTTCGTTCAACCAAGGCAAAACAGCGATGACCATCAACGGCCCATGGGCTTGGGGCAACATCGAGAAATCTGGTATCAACTATGGTGTAACCACTCTGCCTAAATTTAATGGCCAATCTTCTAAACCATTCGTTGGTGTTTTGACTGCAGGTATCAGCACTGCGTCGCCAAACAAAGACCTAGCGGTTGAATTCATTGAAAACTACCTGCTGACAAACGATGGTCTGCGTAAAGTGAACAATGACAAGCCGCTTGGTGCTGTTGCTCTAAACTCTTTCCAGCGTGAGCTAGACGCAGACAAGCGTATTGCAGCGACAATGGACAACGCGATGAATGGTGAAATCATGCCAAACATCCCACAAATGAACGCGTTCTGGGGCAGTGCTAAGAACGCTATCATCAACATCGTTGATGGTCGTCAGTCTGTAGATGCAGCACTGGCTGACGCAGAAAAACAAATGACAAAATAATTGTCGACCTTTTTAAGGAGGGGGTAACCCCTCCTTCATTTCTTTGTTTTATTATCGCTAGCAGGTTCTTTTATGCAGTCAGTTCAAGGTACAGATGCTATGACATCACCAACAACGAGCTTGCCTTCAAGTAAAAATGTATTCATAAAGTGGGCGCTTCTTGGCTCAGTCGGTATTCTTAATGGCTACGCGACGATTCTAATGTATTCACGGGGTGAGATTGCGTTCGCACTTCTTACTCTTATCGTAACCGCACTCGCTCTTTATATTTTTGGTAGTAAAAAGACTTACGCGCATCGCTATATCTATCCAGGTATCGCAGGCATGATCTTATTCATTCTGTTCCCATTGGCGTATACGGTTGGTCTTGCTTTCACGAACTACAGTGCGAAAAATCAGCTTTCTTTTGAACGTGCTCAGTCTGTTTTGCTTGATCGTACTTATCAGAGTGGTGATAGCTACCCGTTTTCTCTGATCAAGACAGAGAATGGTCACCGCATCTCTGTGAAGAAAGGCGACCAACTGCTGGCAACGGAAGAATTTAACCTCGCTACGTTGTCGGGTGATATGTCGTTGTCTCCTGTTGAGCAGGTAGAGGGTGAAAAAGAAAAAATTAAAGCCATCATCAAGAACAAATCTGTTCTTGGCGCTGTAGACCTACACATGCCGTCAGGCGAAGACATCCGCATGAGCGGTCTGCGCAAGTTTGCGGCAGTTGTCCCGCTCTACACGTTGCAGGAAGATGGAGAAACGCTCTACAACAATGAAACGCAAGAGAACCTACGTCCTAACAATGAAGTCGGCTTTTACCAACCCGTTGATGAAAATGGTCAATTTGTAGGTTCAACTGTCTCACCAGGTTTTATTGTAACGATTGGTACTGATAATTTTGAGCGCGTCTGGAAAGACGATGGCATTAAAGAGCCTTTCATTAGCATCTTCATTTGGACGATTGTGTTTTCAGCGGTCAGTGTTGCTCTAACGGTTCTGATTGGTTTGGTTCTGGCAAGCGTAGTTCAATGGGAAGAGCTGAAAGGGCGAGCAATTTATCGTGTACTGCTGATTCTGCCTTATGCTGTTCCTGCCTTTATCTCGATTCTTATTTTCAAAGGTTTGTTCAACCAGAGCTTTGGTGAAGTGAACATGGTTTTGGAGGCGATGTTTGGCATCAGCCCAACGTGGTTCTCTGACCCGTTCTTGGCAAAACTGATGATCATCATCGTGAACACTTGGTTAGGCTTCCCTTACATGATGATTCTGTGTATGGGTCTCTTGAAAGCGATTCCTGATGACCTTTATGAGGCGTCTGCTATCGATGGTGCGAACTTTATCGACAACTTCCGTCGTATCACGCTACCACTGATGATTAAACCATTGACGCCACTACTTATTGCTAGCTTTGCGTTTAACTTCAATAACTTTGTATTGATTCAGCTTCTGACTCAAGGCGGGCCGAACATGATTGGTACGTCGGAGCCTGCTGGCTATACCGATCTATTGGTTAACTACACTTACCGCATCG includes the following:
- the hutX gene encoding heme utilization cystosolic carrier protein HutX; the protein is MEALKQQVAQLIEQEPTLLPAAIAERLEVSEFEAVAALPEEMIALAPGEQAQSVLENLVGFGPVTTIVHSFGSIFEVKAPFPKGKVARGYYNLMGKEGELHGHLKLDNVKNIALVSKPFMGRESHYFGFFCEQGNNIFKIYLGRNEKRELIAEQVETFKQWQQELRK
- the hutZ gene encoding heme utilization protein HutZ, with product MDPQVKQERLQGRLGPEIKEFRQERRTLQLATVDADGQPNVSYAPFVQNQEGYFILISEIARHARNLQVNPNVSIMMIEDEDTSKQLFARKRLTFDAVASVVDRESEQWQQIVGQMKERFGEIIDGLSQLQDFVLFNLKAEKGLFVKGFGQAYQVSGDDLVDFVHLEEGHKQVESA
- a CDS encoding ATP:cob(I)alamin adenosyltransferase — translated: MKPVSKDHGEICYPFIYEDSPVCDFEIAADELCTRIGLVLTMALDDYSRDVLQRIQPYVYHLNGSVRGKLAIFEENLQELYSDYNTLREKLDGGFKGFVLPGGHPISAELHLCRTQAKKVVRALVAVEHAGKKSPDPILFRYANLLANVMYTLASYTNQIHQVVETEFVSKSYPMPK
- the malK gene encoding maltose/maltodextrin ABC transporter ATP-binding protein MalK — its product is MASVTLKNVCKAYGDVLISKNVDLDIQEGEFVVFVGPSGCGKSTLLRCIAGLEDITSGDLYIGEERMNEVEPSQRGVGMVFQSYALYPHLNLYDNMSFGLKLAKADKGEIDKRVEHAADILQLSHLLDRQPKALSGGQRQRVAIGRTLVSQPNVFLLDEPLSNLDAALRVQMRSEITKLQRKLGCTMIYVTHDQVEAMTMADKIVVLDAGYVAQVGKPLELYHYPQNRFVAGFIGSPKMNFMSVFIEAVEDDRVMVQLANGTTFWIPVDGRTVTRGERMSLGVRPEHLLPADQGDAAIEGEINIVEKLGNETQVYMHIDAADADMIYRQPDTLAVEAGDKLMVGIPAHRCHLFHSDGKACRRLYKEAGVDFEE
- the malE gene encoding maltose/maltodextrin ABC transporter substrate-binding protein MalE, with product MKNALSTVALGTLVALGSFGANAAIEEGQLTIWINGDKGYNGLAEVGKQFEEDTGIKVTVAHPDALQDKFPQTAATGDGPDIVFWAHDRFGGYAEAGLLSEIKPSKEIKEGIVDFAWDAVKYNGKIIGYPVAVESLSLIYNKDLVPNPPKSWEEVEALDTKLKKEGKSAIMWNLKEPYFTWPLMAADGGYAFKYGAEGYDIKDAGIANDGVKDAMSFVKGLVDKGVISSDMDYSVSESSFNQGKTAMTINGPWAWGNIEKSGINYGVTTLPKFNGQSSKPFVGVLTAGISTASPNKDLAVEFIENYLLTNDGLRKVNNDKPLGAVALNSFQRELDADKRIAATMDNAMNGEIMPNIPQMNAFWGSAKNAIINIVDGRQSVDAALADAEKQMTK
- the malF gene encoding maltose ABC transporter permease MalF, giving the protein MQSVQGTDAMTSPTTSLPSSKNVFIKWALLGSVGILNGYATILMYSRGEIAFALLTLIVTALALYIFGSKKTYAHRYIYPGIAGMILFILFPLAYTVGLAFTNYSAKNQLSFERAQSVLLDRTYQSGDSYPFSLIKTENGHRISVKKGDQLLATEEFNLATLSGDMSLSPVEQVEGEKEKIKAIIKNKSVLGAVDLHMPSGEDIRMSGLRKFAAVVPLYTLQEDGETLYNNETQENLRPNNEVGFYQPVDENGQFVGSTVSPGFIVTIGTDNFERVWKDDGIKEPFISIFIWTIVFSAVSVALTVLIGLVLASVVQWEELKGRAIYRVLLILPYAVPAFISILIFKGLFNQSFGEVNMVLEAMFGISPTWFSDPFLAKLMIIIVNTWLGFPYMMILCMGLLKAIPDDLYEASAIDGANFIDNFRRITLPLMIKPLTPLLIASFAFNFNNFVLIQLLTQGGPNMIGTSEPAGYTDLLVNYTYRIAFEGAGGQDFGLASAIATLIFLLVGALALLNLRVTKVAQD